A genome region from Yoonia vestfoldensis includes the following:
- the coaE gene encoding dephospho-CoA kinase (Dephospho-CoA kinase (CoaE) performs the final step in coenzyme A biosynthesis.), with translation MTHYLGLTGSMGMGKSTTAQMFRDAGVPVWDADASVHRLYAKGGAAVPLFRDIFPDAIIDGAIARDKLKDMIAADPSVLDKIEHIVHPLVAADRSAFIAANDAAILVFDIPLLFETGADSWLSSVLVVTAPPDVQRARILARPGMTSAHLDSILARQMPDAEKCARADHVIKTLTLDGTRAAVQELIGKLTG, from the coding sequence ATGACGCATTATCTGGGTCTGACCGGGTCGATGGGCATGGGCAAATCGACGACAGCCCAGATGTTCCGCGACGCCGGCGTGCCGGTCTGGGATGCCGACGCCAGCGTTCACAGGCTTTACGCCAAAGGTGGCGCAGCCGTGCCCCTGTTCCGCGATATCTTTCCCGATGCCATCATTGATGGTGCAATCGCGCGCGACAAATTAAAAGACATGATCGCGGCTGATCCATCGGTCTTGGACAAAATAGAACATATTGTGCATCCGCTGGTCGCGGCTGACAGATCGGCATTCATTGCTGCCAATGATGCTGCCATTCTTGTGTTCGACATACCACTTTTGTTCGAAACCGGGGCTGACAGCTGGCTGAGCTCTGTCCTTGTTGTCACCGCGCCCCCGGACGTGCAGCGCGCCCGTATCTTGGCGCGGCCTGGCATGACATCGGCGCATCTTGACAGTATTTTGGCCCGGCAAATGCCGGATGCTGAAAAATGCGCCCGCGCCGATCATGTGATCAAGACGCTGACGCTGGACGGCACCCGCGCCGCCGTGCAAGAATTGATCGGCAAACTGACGGGGTGA